The proteins below are encoded in one region of Dehalococcoidales bacterium:
- a CDS encoding excisionase family DNA-binding protein produces the protein MPNTSAQWNPEYISVGFIAKRCGVSNTTVLRWISTGRLPAFRLPGGHFRVGSQDFSDFITRHNMHTGKNYP, from the coding sequence TTGCCGAACACGTCCGCACAATGGAACCCGGAATATATATCGGTAGGTTTTATCGCCAAGCGCTGCGGTGTCAGCAACACCACCGTACTGCGCTGGATAAGCACCGGCCGGCTGCCCGCCTTCCGGCTGCCGGGGGGGCATTTCCGGGTGGGCAGCCAGGACTTTTCCGACTTTATTACCAGGCATAACATGCATACGGGGAAAAACTACCCTTAA
- a CDS encoding prepilin-type N-terminal cleavage/methylation domain-containing protein, which translates to MEKHQGKKTKGGNFMLRLLKKFIHNDKAFTLVELLIVVAILGVLAAVVLPNVIGLADTGQVEAAKAELVTVQTAVDILMAKTHITSVTATAATANMSGFPSSNPLYPDYLRTPVTKGTYSCTTTGLVTQVSTGY; encoded by the coding sequence ATGGAAAAGCATCAGGGCAAAAAAACTAAAGGAGGCAATTTTATGCTGAGATTACTCAAGAAATTCATTCACAATGACAAGGCGTTTACCCTGGTAGAGCTGCTCATCGTCGTAGCTATCCTGGGCGTGCTGGCCGCCGTCGTCCTCCCCAATGTCATCGGTCTGGCCGATACCGGGCAAGTCGAAGCCGCCAAGGCGGAGCTTGTCACGGTACAAACCGCCGTGGACATCTTGATGGCCAAGACGCACATTACCTCGGTCACCGCCACTGCCGCGACAGCCAACATGTCCGGCTTCCCCTCCAGCAACCCTCTTTATCCCGACTATTTGCGGACGCCGGTCACCAAAGGCACCTATTCCTGCACCACCACCGGACTGGTAACCCAGGTAAGCACCGGCTACTAG
- a CDS encoding helix-turn-helix domain-containing protein — METKMDNYYPQYLTTGVVAKHCGVSKVTVLRWIEKGNLAAFRLPGGQNRIFRDDFYSFAAKHKIPLRNS, encoded by the coding sequence GTGGAAACTAAAATGGATAACTACTACCCGCAATATCTCACTACCGGCGTCGTTGCCAAGCACTGCGGCGTAAGCAAGGTAACCGTCCTGAGATGGATTGAGAAAGGCAATCTGGCCGCCTTCAGACTGCCGGGAGGCCAGAACCGCATCTTCCGGGACGACTTTTACAGCTTCGCCGCTAAACACAAAATCCCGTTAAGGAACAGCTAA